A genomic window from Clostridiales bacterium includes:
- a CDS encoding ABC-F family ATP-binding cassette domain-containing protein, producing the protein MKGQDLSLAFGTEVIYDDAEFFIGDKDKTGIVGVNGAGKTTLFKVILGEQELDRGKIFTGGARIGYLPQEIDFADKQKTVWDYLFDARPVRKIEAELDTIYATLETAGEAEQAELLNRMAELHACLDGYDAYNAENILLELIFDMKINDELLDMKLGDLSGGQKSKIAFAHVLFSNPQVLLLDEPTNHLDATTKEFVTNYLKNYKGSVLIISHDVDFLNAVVNKILFVNKVTHKISVYDGNYTAFKRKYAQEQLLKELRITQQEQEIKKLSDFVLKAKQASRTNHNLKRMGQDREIKLKKAIEALEKRDKDYKHVNLRLEPKTSSGKVPLEVRNLTFGYDGKQNLYDGLSFILNPDERFLIVGENGVGKSTLLKLIMGILHPKNGEIVFSKKTEIAYYAQELELLDENKTVLENTESTGYTDIQHRNLLGNFLFSGDSVFKKVSVLSPGEKARISLCKLLLERANLLILDEPTNHLDPDTQAVIGENFRDYTGTILLVSHNPEFVEQIGITRMLILPEGKIVEYSRELLAYYYILNTDFL; encoded by the coding sequence ATGAAAGGACAGGATCTATCTCTCGCGTTCGGCACCGAGGTCATATACGATGATGCGGAATTCTTTATAGGCGATAAGGACAAAACGGGTATCGTCGGGGTGAATGGCGCGGGGAAAACGACGCTGTTCAAGGTCATACTGGGCGAGCAGGAGCTCGATCGCGGCAAAATTTTTACGGGCGGAGCACGGATCGGGTATCTGCCGCAGGAGATCGATTTTGCCGACAAACAAAAAACAGTTTGGGACTATCTGTTCGACGCGCGCCCCGTGCGCAAGATCGAAGCGGAACTCGATACTATTTATGCTACGCTCGAAACGGCGGGCGAAGCCGAGCAAGCGGAGCTTTTAAACCGAATGGCGGAGCTCCATGCCTGTCTCGACGGTTACGACGCGTATAACGCCGAGAATATTTTGCTCGAGCTTATTTTCGATATGAAGATAAACGACGAGCTGCTCGACATGAAGCTCGGCGATCTTTCCGGCGGGCAAAAGTCCAAAATAGCTTTTGCGCACGTGCTCTTTTCCAATCCGCAGGTTCTGCTTTTGGACGAGCCGACCAACCACCTCGACGCGACCACCAAGGAGTTCGTTACTAACTATCTAAAAAACTATAAGGGTTCCGTCCTGATAATAAGCCATGACGTCGATTTCCTAAATGCGGTCGTAAACAAAATTTTGTTCGTAAATAAGGTAACGCATAAGATCTCGGTTTACGACGGCAACTACACGGCGTTTAAGCGAAAATACGCGCAGGAACAGCTCCTTAAAGAACTGCGTATCACCCAGCAGGAACAGGAGATCAAGAAGCTTTCCGATTTCGTTTTGAAAGCCAAACAGGCGTCGCGCACAAACCACAACCTCAAAAGAATGGGGCAGGACCGCGAGATAAAACTCAAAAAGGCGATAGAAGCGCTCGAAAAACGCGATAAAGATTATAAGCACGTAAATCTCCGTTTGGAACCGAAAACGTCGAGCGGCAAGGTGCCTTTGGAAGTGCGGAACCTAACGTTCGGGTACGACGGCAAACAAAACCTGTACGACGGATTGTCGTTTATACTCAATCCCGACGAGCGGTTTTTGATCGTCGGCGAAAACGGTGTGGGCAAATCAACTCTACTAAAACTTATAATGGGGATATTGCATCCAAAAAACGGCGAAATAGTTTTCAGCAAAAAAACAGAAATAGCTTATTACGCGCAGGAGCTCGAATTGCTCGATGAGAATAAAACCGTGCTCGAAAACACCGAAAGCACGGGATATACCGATATCCAGCACCGAAATTTGCTGGGCAATTTCCTGTTCTCGGGCGATTCGGTTTTCAAAAAGGTTTCCGTGCTGTCGCCCGGCGAAAAGGCGCGAATATCTTTGTGCAAGCTTTTGCTCGAACGCGCAAATTTATTGATTTTGGACGAGCCGACCAACCACCTAGATCCCGATACTCAGGCGGTCATCGGCGAGAACTTCCGCGACTATACGGGCACGATTTTGCTGGTAAGCCATAATCCCGAGTTCGTCGAACAAATAGGCATCACCCGTATGCTGATCTTGCCCGAAGGAAAAATCGTCGAGTATTCAAGAGAATTGCTCGCTTACTATTATATTTTAAATACCGACTTTTTGTAA
- a CDS encoding GrpB family protein: MEKKRLSEMTLEELWELFPIFLTEHNPCWVEWYSEEIELLKNILPLDIEYHHVGSTAVEGIFAKPIIDILIVVNSVEQMKEVADMLRERGYIVMSANADRISLNKGYTENGFAEKVFHLHIRLENDKDEIYFRDYLNAHPEIAQAYVKLKLRLWKKYEHDRDGYTAAKTEFVKKYTELAKKTLL, from the coding sequence ATGGAAAAGAAAAGACTTTCCGAAATGACGTTGGAAGAACTTTGGGAACTATTCCCGATCTTTCTCACCGAGCACAATCCGTGCTGGGTGGAGTGGTATTCGGAAGAAATCGAACTGTTAAAAAATATATTGCCACTCGATATCGAATATCATCACGTGGGAAGTACGGCGGTAGAGGGTATTTTCGCAAAACCGATCATCGATATTTTGATAGTGGTAAATTCTGTCGAGCAAATGAAAGAAGTCGCCGATATGCTTCGTGAGCGCGGGTATATCGTTATGTCGGCAAACGCTGACCGCATTTCATTGAATAAAGGCTACACCGAAAACGGGTTCGCCGAAAAAGTTTTTCATTTGCATATTCGGCTCGAAAACGATAAAGACGAGATATATTTCAGAGATTATTTAAACGCTCACCCCGAAATTGCACAGGCTTACGTAAAACTCAAATTGCGGCTATGGAAAAAGTACGAACACGACCGCGACGGATATACCGCAGCGAAAACGGAATTTGTAAAGAAATATACCGAGCTTGCAAAGAAAACCTTGTTATAG
- a CDS encoding helix-turn-helix transcriptional regulator, whose protein sequence is MNCGEKIAQLRKKNNMTQAQLGDELSVTYQAVSKWERGESLPDFDTISRISKLFQVPISYFEDGGEETVNTAPHVTQTPLPVQPAVSADIIGMCVQCGKVVRDGEAAQTNPKLICKACDELNRKAHEEQVLKQKKQALVNEKAAKLRKDMEKSGLRERRNLALLLSIIPAGVVLIIFTALSIVNKDMFTFLFVTGIVLAVFAYTFTAQMIWDGTVREVCTGGGHIISLPGIIFSLSPDGILFLILTKIILVFVAAFVFVFSIIACVFAAIFISPFTFVPSLLLYNRKIRKVDNK, encoded by the coding sequence ATGAATTGCGGTGAGAAGATCGCGCAGCTTAGAAAGAAGAATAATATGACGCAAGCCCAGCTCGGCGACGAGCTGAGCGTGACCTATCAGGCGGTGTCTAAGTGGGAGCGCGGCGAGTCGCTGCCCGACTTCGATACAATATCGCGAATCTCGAAATTATTTCAAGTGCCTATTTCGTACTTCGAGGACGGCGGGGAAGAAACGGTTAATACCGCGCCGCACGTTACGCAAACGCCGCTGCCCGTTCAGCCCGCGGTGTCCGCCGATATAATAGGCATGTGCGTGCAGTGCGGCAAGGTTGTGCGTGACGGCGAGGCGGCGCAGACTAATCCTAAGCTTATATGCAAGGCGTGCGACGAGCTTAACCGCAAGGCGCACGAGGAACAAGTCCTTAAACAAAAGAAGCAAGCGCTCGTCAATGAGAAAGCCGCGAAATTGCGTAAGGATATGGAAAAGTCCGGGCTTAGAGAACGCCGCAACCTCGCGCTGTTGCTTTCGATCATCCCTGCGGGCGTAGTGCTCATAATCTTCACCGCGCTTTCGATTGTGAATAAGGATATGTTCACGTTTCTTTTCGTTACCGGGATCGTGCTTGCGGTGTTCGCGTACACGTTCACTGCACAGATGATTTGGGACGGCACGGTGCGCGAGGTGTGTACGGGCGGCGGGCATATAATAAGCCTGCCCGGAATAATCTTCTCGCTGTCGCCCGACGGGATTCTATTCTTGATCCTGACCAAGATAATCCTCGTGTTCGTCGCTGCGTTCGTGTTCGTGTTCTCGATCATAGCCTGCGTGTTCGCAGCTATCTTTATATCACCCTTTACCTTCGTTCCGTCGCTTTTGCTTTATAACCGCAAAATCAGAAAAGTCGATAATAAATGA
- a CDS encoding DUF4097 domain-containing protein, whose product MEFSSVKDIAIYGTECLVDISRGSGDKCELITAKEKYFDVQCDNNGQLTVTQKKGNFFYRIINRRFEFKLVLPRSFKGRLRFRNKNGGLYLTGGEFEGVELSTFNGKFDIRDISCAEFGLKMKNGTIDIHRLTAAQTVSLRCKNGNVKAETVSASALTISSDNAGLSAVDVRTERLDCSTHNGTIDVNGIAAPEVKLDTSNGKIYAAIVGNRDEYRVSLETSHGAITVDGTPSKNFTDPSGPKRRVTARTSNGDIDLRFL is encoded by the coding sequence ATGGAGTTTTCTAGCGTCAAAGATATAGCGATATACGGAACGGAGTGTCTTGTAGATATTTCGCGCGGGTCGGGCGATAAGTGCGAGCTTATCACCGCCAAGGAGAAATACTTTGACGTGCAGTGTGATAACAACGGGCAGCTCACCGTCACGCAAAAAAAGGGCAACTTCTTTTATAGGATAATCAATAGACGATTCGAGTTCAAGCTTGTTCTGCCGCGAAGCTTTAAGGGGCGGCTGAGGTTCAGGAACAAGAACGGCGGGCTGTACCTGACGGGCGGAGAGTTCGAGGGCGTCGAGCTTTCTACGTTCAACGGGAAGTTCGATATTCGGGATATTTCGTGCGCCGAGTTCGGGCTGAAAATGAAAAACGGCACGATCGATATTCATCGCTTGACCGCCGCGCAGACGGTGTCGCTCAGGTGCAAGAACGGCAACGTCAAGGCGGAAACGGTATCAGCGTCGGCGCTTACCATATCGAGCGATAACGCGGGACTGTCGGCTGTCGATGTCAGGACCGAGCGGCTCGATTGCTCTACGCATAACGGCACGATCGACGTGAACGGCATAGCCGCGCCCGAGGTCAAGCTCGATACGTCAAACGGCAAGATCTACGCCGCGATCGTCGGCAACCGCGACGAGTATCGGGTGTCGCTCGAAACGTCGCACGGCGCGATCACCGTCGACGGCACGCCGAGCAAGAATTTCACCGATCCGTCGGGGCCCAAACGCCGTGTCACCGCTCGGACGTCCAACGGCGATATAGATTTGAGATTTTTGTAG